In Kogia breviceps isolate mKogBre1 chromosome 19, mKogBre1 haplotype 1, whole genome shotgun sequence, a single genomic region encodes these proteins:
- the PROCA1 gene encoding protein PROCA1 isoform X1, which translates to MWVRTTLRIERWTKEKIEDDASWWDESSTDINRLPSWERGHLLAGVASSTDASTFSSEGEFKDTDRCCWKHRKCIGHIIHPFTSDYGHHDVHLRSVSHCDCDSRSHGEVFWQTGLNPVEACCPSASCSGPLGSHGGRGASLSPPCGRLKDCSEKTHSSSGDVGPTCSQDVDSACFNIIQCPCFELIPEEECVERLWCGWCKSYRPVSVAVIHHPIHHECGADDLNQEEEEEEEEEESKPPIPTQVGPPALPTNTGMGVVTGTPELAAPITIWRSESPAGKSQGNKVIKKIKQKKEKEKDKEEETDEKAKVRKKVKKGKLTKKKSPVKSESPPELSRLLSPRELARMSESSPDSWQDLESEDSYNDPGREEPSSEDIVESSSPRKREKNRVQAKKPGMKASPVKKVNRRKSPPASNPNLS; encoded by the exons ATGTGGGTTAGGACGACACTGAGGATTGAAAGGTGGACTAAGGAAAAAATTGAGGACGACGCCAGCTGGTGGGACGAGAGCAGCACCG ATATAAACAGGTTACCCAGCTGGGAGAGAGGACATCTGCTGGCTGGTGTGGCGTCCAGCACTGACGCATCTACCTTCTCCTCTGAAG GTGAATTCAAGGACACCGACAGGTGCTGCTGGAAACACAGAAAGTGCATTGGGCACATCATCCATCCCTTCACCTCTGACTATGGCCACCACGACGTGCACCTGCGCTCTGTCAGCCACTGTGACTGTGATTCTAG GAGCCACGGGGAGGTCTTTTGGCAGACTGGGCTGAACCCAGTGGAAGCCTGCTGTCCCTCGGCTTCTTGCTCTGGGCCCCTGGGGAGTCACGGAGGCAGGGGAGCCAGCCTGAGTCCCCCGTGTGGCAGGCTGAAGGACTGCTCAGAGAAGACACATAGCAGTTCTGGAGATGTGGGCCCAACCTGCTCCCAAGATGTGGACTCAGCCTGTTTCAACATCATCCAGTGCCCATGCTTTGAGCTCATCCCAGAGGAGGAGTGTGTGGAGCGGCTCTGGTGTGGCTG GTGCAAAAGCTACAGGCCTGTCTCCGTGGCAGTGATCCACCATCCCATCCACCATGAGTGCGGGGCAGATGACCTAaaccaagaagaggaagaggaggaggaggaggaagaaagcaagCCTCCCATCCCGACCCAGGTggggccccccgccctccccaccaACACAGGTATGGGCGTGGTCACAGGTACCCCTGAATTAGCAGCTCCCATCACCATCTGGCGTTCCGAAAGCCccgcagggaagtcccagggcaaTAAGGTGATTAAGAAGAtaaagcagaaaaaggaaaaagagaaagacaaggagGAGGAGACGGACGAAAAGGCAAAGGTGAGGAAAAAAGTCAAGAAGGGCAAGTTGACTAAGAAGAAGAGCCCAGTTAAATCAGAATCACCTCCAGAGTTAAGCCGACTGTTAAGCCCGAGAGAGTTGGCCAGGATGTCAGAGTCCAGCCCAGACAGCTGGCAAGATCTGGAGAGTGAGGACAGTTACAATGACCCTGGGCGGGAGGAACCCTCCAGTGAGGATATTGTGGAGTCTTCATCacccaggaagagagagaagaacaggGTCCAGGCCAAGAAGCCCGGGATGAAGGCCTCACCAGTCAAGAAGGTCAACAGGAGGAAATCTCCCCCAGCATCAAACCCCAATCTCAGTTGA
- the PROCA1 gene encoding protein PROCA1 isoform X3, translating to MWVRTTLRIERWTKEKIEDDASWWDESSTDINRLPSWERGHLLAGVASSTDASTFSSEGEFKDTDRCCWKHRKCIGHIIHPFTSDYGHHDVHLRSVSHCDCDSRCKSYRPVSVAVIHHPIHHECGADDLNQEEEEEEEEEESKPPIPTQVGPPALPTNTGMGVVTGTPELAAPITIWRSESPAGKSQGNKVIKKIKQKKEKEKDKEEETDEKAKVRKKVKKGKLTKKKSPVKSESPPELSRLLSPRELARMSESSPDSWQDLESEDSYNDPGREEPSSEDIVESSSPRKREKNRVQAKKPGMKASPVKKVNRRKSPPASNPNLS from the exons ATGTGGGTTAGGACGACACTGAGGATTGAAAGGTGGACTAAGGAAAAAATTGAGGACGACGCCAGCTGGTGGGACGAGAGCAGCACCG ATATAAACAGGTTACCCAGCTGGGAGAGAGGACATCTGCTGGCTGGTGTGGCGTCCAGCACTGACGCATCTACCTTCTCCTCTGAAG GTGAATTCAAGGACACCGACAGGTGCTGCTGGAAACACAGAAAGTGCATTGGGCACATCATCCATCCCTTCACCTCTGACTATGGCCACCACGACGTGCACCTGCGCTCTGTCAGCCACTGTGACTGTGATTCTAG GTGCAAAAGCTACAGGCCTGTCTCCGTGGCAGTGATCCACCATCCCATCCACCATGAGTGCGGGGCAGATGACCTAaaccaagaagaggaagaggaggaggaggaggaagaaagcaagCCTCCCATCCCGACCCAGGTggggccccccgccctccccaccaACACAGGTATGGGCGTGGTCACAGGTACCCCTGAATTAGCAGCTCCCATCACCATCTGGCGTTCCGAAAGCCccgcagggaagtcccagggcaaTAAGGTGATTAAGAAGAtaaagcagaaaaaggaaaaagagaaagacaaggagGAGGAGACGGACGAAAAGGCAAAGGTGAGGAAAAAAGTCAAGAAGGGCAAGTTGACTAAGAAGAAGAGCCCAGTTAAATCAGAATCACCTCCAGAGTTAAGCCGACTGTTAAGCCCGAGAGAGTTGGCCAGGATGTCAGAGTCCAGCCCAGACAGCTGGCAAGATCTGGAGAGTGAGGACAGTTACAATGACCCTGGGCGGGAGGAACCCTCCAGTGAGGATATTGTGGAGTCTTCATCacccaggaagagagagaagaacaggGTCCAGGCCAAGAAGCCCGGGATGAAGGCCTCACCAGTCAAGAAGGTCAACAGGAGGAAATCTCCCCCAGCATCAAACCCCAATCTCAGTTGA
- the PROCA1 gene encoding protein PROCA1 isoform X2: MWVRTTLRIERWTKEKIEDDASWWDESSTDINRLPSWERGHLLAGVASSTDASTFSSEGEFKDTDRCCWKHRKCIGHIIHPFTSDYGHHDVHLRSVSHCDCDSRLKDCSEKTHSSSGDVGPTCSQDVDSACFNIIQCPCFELIPEEECVERLWCGWCKSYRPVSVAVIHHPIHHECGADDLNQEEEEEEEEEESKPPIPTQVGPPALPTNTGMGVVTGTPELAAPITIWRSESPAGKSQGNKVIKKIKQKKEKEKDKEEETDEKAKVRKKVKKGKLTKKKSPVKSESPPELSRLLSPRELARMSESSPDSWQDLESEDSYNDPGREEPSSEDIVESSSPRKREKNRVQAKKPGMKASPVKKVNRRKSPPASNPNLS; the protein is encoded by the exons ATGTGGGTTAGGACGACACTGAGGATTGAAAGGTGGACTAAGGAAAAAATTGAGGACGACGCCAGCTGGTGGGACGAGAGCAGCACCG ATATAAACAGGTTACCCAGCTGGGAGAGAGGACATCTGCTGGCTGGTGTGGCGTCCAGCACTGACGCATCTACCTTCTCCTCTGAAG GTGAATTCAAGGACACCGACAGGTGCTGCTGGAAACACAGAAAGTGCATTGGGCACATCATCCATCCCTTCACCTCTGACTATGGCCACCACGACGTGCACCTGCGCTCTGTCAGCCACTGTGACTGTGATTCTAG GCTGAAGGACTGCTCAGAGAAGACACATAGCAGTTCTGGAGATGTGGGCCCAACCTGCTCCCAAGATGTGGACTCAGCCTGTTTCAACATCATCCAGTGCCCATGCTTTGAGCTCATCCCAGAGGAGGAGTGTGTGGAGCGGCTCTGGTGTGGCTG GTGCAAAAGCTACAGGCCTGTCTCCGTGGCAGTGATCCACCATCCCATCCACCATGAGTGCGGGGCAGATGACCTAaaccaagaagaggaagaggaggaggaggaggaagaaagcaagCCTCCCATCCCGACCCAGGTggggccccccgccctccccaccaACACAGGTATGGGCGTGGTCACAGGTACCCCTGAATTAGCAGCTCCCATCACCATCTGGCGTTCCGAAAGCCccgcagggaagtcccagggcaaTAAGGTGATTAAGAAGAtaaagcagaaaaaggaaaaagagaaagacaaggagGAGGAGACGGACGAAAAGGCAAAGGTGAGGAAAAAAGTCAAGAAGGGCAAGTTGACTAAGAAGAAGAGCCCAGTTAAATCAGAATCACCTCCAGAGTTAAGCCGACTGTTAAGCCCGAGAGAGTTGGCCAGGATGTCAGAGTCCAGCCCAGACAGCTGGCAAGATCTGGAGAGTGAGGACAGTTACAATGACCCTGGGCGGGAGGAACCCTCCAGTGAGGATATTGTGGAGTCTTCATCacccaggaagagagagaagaacaggGTCCAGGCCAAGAAGCCCGGGATGAAGGCCTCACCAGTCAAGAAGGTCAACAGGAGGAAATCTCCCCCAGCATCAAACCCCAATCTCAGTTGA